The Oncorhynchus tshawytscha isolate Ot180627B linkage group LG12, Otsh_v2.0, whole genome shotgun sequence genome includes a window with the following:
- the LOC112262735 gene encoding proliferating cell nuclear antigen translates to MFEARLVQGSILKKVLEALKDLITEACWDVSSSGISLQSMDSSHVSLVQLTLRSDGFDSYRCDRNLAMGVNLSSMSKILKCAGNEDIITLRAEDNADTLALVFETLNQEKVSDYEMKLMDLDVEQLGIPEQEYSCVVKMPSGEFARICRDLSQIGDAVMISCAKDGVKFSATGELGTGNVKLSQTSNVDKEEEAVSIEMNEPVQLIFALNYLNFFTKATPLSKTVILSMSADIPLVVEYKIADMGHVKYYLAPKIDEEAS, encoded by the exons ATGTTTGAGGCTCGCTTGGTACAGGGATCCATCCTGAAGAAGGTTTTGGAGGCTCTGAAGGACCTGATCACCGAGGCCTGTTGGGACGTGAGCTCGTCGGGTATCTCTCTTCAGAGTATGGACTCGTCCCACGTCTCCCTAGTTCAGCTCACTCTCCGCAGCGACGGATTCGACTCCTACCGTTGTGACCGCAACCTCGCAATGGGAGTCAATCTTAGCAG TATGTCAAAGATCCTGAAGTGTGCTGGGAATGAAGACATCATCACTCTCAGAGCAGAGGACAACGCAGACACACTCGCCCTAGTCTTCGAGACACTCA ACCAGGAGAAGGTGTCGGACTATGAGATGAAGTTGATGGATCTCGATGTAGAACAGTTGGGAATCCCA GAGCAGGAGTACAGCTGTGTGGTCAAGATGCCATCGGGGGAGTTTGCCCGTATCTGCCGTGACCTGTCTCAGATTGGTGACGCCGTCATGATTTCTTGCGCCAAGGATGGCGTTAAGTTCTCGGCCACGGGAGAGCTGGGCACTGGCAACGTCAAGCTGTCCCAAACCAGCAACgtggacaaggaggaggaagcg GTGAGTATTGAGATGAACGAGCCAGTCCAGCTGATCTTTGCCCTCAACTACCTCAACTTCTTCACCAAGGCCACACCCCTCTCCAAGACAGTTATCCTCAGCATGTCTGCAGACATTCCCCTAG TGGTGGAGTACAAGATAGCTGACATGGGCCATGTCAAGTACTACCTGGCGCCCAAGATTGACGAGGAGGCTTCCTAA